The following coding sequences are from one Nicotiana tomentosiformis chromosome 3, ASM39032v3, whole genome shotgun sequence window:
- the LOC138908526 gene encoding uncharacterized protein produces the protein MLEVQDGIVSSYTPQAGLDEEVKRRFWEGVDFNDHIGSTTGGYGEVHGGFDFGDRNGGGTSLLDFAKVFEMVIANSSFSKREEYLVTFQSAVAKTQIDYLLLRRYDRGLCKDCKVIPGESLATQHRLLVMDVSIMIKSNKRSVRGRPRIRWGALTIDKAQELEGRLSVIGAWRSGGDARAMWTMTARQRERC, from the exons ATGCTGGAAGTCCAAGATGGTATCGTTAGCTCATATACGCCACAAGCGGGCTTGGATGAGGAGGTTAAAAGGCGCTTCTGGGAGGG AGTGGATTTCAATGATCATATTGGGTCGACTACTGGTGGCTATGGtgaggtgcatggaggcttcgaCTTTGGGGataggaacggaggaggtacttCGTTGTTGGATTTTGCTAAGGTATTTGAgatggtgattgcgaactctagcttCTCGAAGAGGGAGGAGTATTTGGTCACTTTCCAAAGTGCGGTGgcgaagactcagattgattatcttCTTCTCAGGAGGTATGatagagggttgtgcaaggattgcaaggttatCCCGGGTGAGTCACTCGCGACgcaacataggctcttggtgatggacgttagTATCATGATTAAGAGTAATAAGAGGTCTGTACGAGGACGACCGAGGATTAGGTGGGGAGCCTTGACTATAGATAAAGCTCAGGAGTTGGAGGGGAGGTTATCGGTTATTGGAGCCTGGAGGAGTGGCGGGGACGCAAGAGCTATGTGGACGATGACGGCGAGGcagcgagagaggtgttag